The proteins below come from a single Gossypium raimondii isolate GPD5lz chromosome 2, ASM2569854v1, whole genome shotgun sequence genomic window:
- the LOC105788703 gene encoding protein yippee-like At4g27745, which yields MAESLGPRLYSCYNCGNHVSLHDDIISKSFQGRSGRAFLFSHAMNIRVGAKADRHLITGLHTVADIYCGDCGELLGWKYERAYKASQKYKEGKFILEKAKIAKENW from the exons ATGGCTGAATCCTTGGGTCCACGATTGTACAGCTGCTATAATTGTGGAAATCATGTTTCTCTCCACGACGATATCATTTCCAAGTCTTTTCAG GGAAGAAGTGGGCGAGCATTTTTGTTTTCGCATGCAATGAATATAAGAGTAGGAGCAAAAGCAGACAGGCATCTAATAACGGGTCTCCACACAGTTGCGGATATTTACTGTGGTGATTGCGGTGAGTTGTTAGGTTGGAAATACGAGCGAGCTTACAAGGCGTCGCAGAAGTACAAGGAAGGTAAATTTATACTTGAGAAGGCAAAGATTGCTAAGGAGAATTGGTAG